The following are from one region of the Mycetohabitans rhizoxinica HKI 454 genome:
- the rimO gene encoding 30S ribosomal protein S12 methylthiotransferase RimO yields the protein MVSLGCPKALVDSEQIITQLRAEGYQICGTYDGADLVVVNTCGFIDEAVQESLDAIGEALAENGKVIVTGCLGAKKNASGTGLIEQVHPKVLAVTGPHALGEVMQAVHAHLPKPHDPFVDLVPAAGIKLTPKHYAYLKISEGCNHRCTFCIIPSMRGDLVSRPVAEVMLEAENLFKSGVKELLVISQDTSAYGVDVKFRTGFWNGRPLRTRMNELAAALGELAAQYGAWVRLHYVYPYPSVDEIVPLMADGPYRGHLLPYLDVPLQHADPEVLRRMKRPANAEKTLERVRAWREACPDLTIRSTFIVGFPGETEAQFEVLLDFIREAQLDRVGCFAYSPVEGASANELDGTLPDDVREARRARFMAVAESVSAERLKRKVGKTLKVLIDEVNADGGIGRSAADAPEIDGVVYVSPASKASRRYKVGDFVNVSITGADGHDLWGDV from the coding sequence ATGGTCAGCCTCGGCTGCCCAAAGGCGCTTGTCGATTCTGAGCAGATCATCACGCAACTGCGCGCGGAAGGCTATCAGATCTGCGGTACCTATGACGGTGCCGATCTGGTCGTCGTCAATACGTGCGGCTTTATCGATGAGGCCGTGCAGGAAAGCCTTGATGCGATCGGTGAAGCATTGGCCGAGAATGGCAAGGTCATCGTCACCGGCTGTCTGGGTGCGAAAAAGAACGCGAGCGGCACGGGTCTGATCGAGCAGGTTCACCCGAAGGTGCTCGCCGTGACCGGCCCGCATGCGCTCGGTGAAGTGATGCAAGCCGTCCATGCGCATCTGCCCAAGCCGCACGATCCGTTTGTCGATCTGGTGCCGGCGGCCGGCATCAAGCTCACGCCGAAACACTATGCGTATCTGAAGATCTCCGAGGGATGCAATCACCGCTGTACGTTTTGCATCATCCCGTCGATGCGTGGGGATCTCGTCTCGCGTCCGGTCGCGGAAGTCATGCTCGAAGCCGAAAACCTGTTCAAGTCCGGCGTCAAGGAACTGCTGGTGATCTCGCAGGACACGAGCGCATATGGCGTCGATGTGAAGTTCCGCACCGGCTTCTGGAACGGCCGCCCGCTGAGGACGCGAATGAACGAGCTTGCCGCGGCGCTCGGCGAACTGGCTGCCCAGTATGGCGCATGGGTGCGGCTCCACTATGTGTATCCGTATCCGAGCGTCGACGAAATCGTGCCGCTGATGGCCGACGGCCCGTATCGCGGCCACCTGCTGCCGTACCTAGACGTGCCGCTGCAACATGCCGATCCGGAGGTGCTCCGGCGGATGAAGCGGCCCGCGAACGCAGAAAAAACGCTGGAGCGCGTGCGGGCATGGCGCGAAGCGTGCCCGGACCTGACGATACGCAGCACGTTCATCGTTGGTTTTCCGGGAGAAACCGAAGCGCAGTTCGAGGTGTTGTTGGATTTTATCCGCGAGGCGCAACTGGACCGGGTCGGCTGTTTTGCCTATTCCCCTGTCGAAGGGGCCAGCGCGAACGAACTCGATGGGACGCTACCGGACGACGTACGCGAGGCGAGGCGCGCGAGGTTCATGGCGGTCGCCGAGTCGGTCTCCGCCGAGCGCTTGAAGCGCAAGGTTGGCAAGACACTGAAGGTGCTGATCGACGAAGTCAACGCCGACGGGGGCATCGGGCGCTCGGCGGCGGACGCGCCAGAAATCGACGGCGTAGTCTACGTGTCGCCGGCCAGCAAGGCATCGCGGCGCTATAAGGTCGGCGATTTTGTCAACGTTAGCATCACCGGCGCGGACGGGCACGATCTGTGGGGCGACGTCTGA
- a CDS encoding cystathionine beta-lyase, which translates to MTDDFPAAPAGAARDPQTELLHPVTPVQPGFESFSVPTARASTVIFPDLASMRALDWRSDAQWRYGLHATPTSVALQQRIAAIEGGRYALLQPSGLSAISNVYFAFVKAGDDVLVPDNVYSPNREHGDWLAQDFGITVRYYDPMVGSGMAALLRPNTRLIWLEAPGSITMEVPDVPAITALARERGIVTALDNTYSAGLVFKPFEHGVDISVQALTKYQSGGSDVLMGATITADHDLYLAMKRARMRVGLGVSADDCSLVLRGLPSMQVRYRAHERSALAIAGWLKRRPEVAAVLHPAFEDCPGHAYWKRDFTGAGGLFSVVFDPRYTSAQVDAFVEGLELFALGWSWGGAHSIAMPYDIAAMRTAGMWPHRGVLVRFYIGLEHEADLRADIERSLTRHLR; encoded by the coding sequence ATGACAGACGATTTCCCCGCCGCGCCCGCTGGCGCCGCGCGCGATCCGCAGACCGAATTGCTTCATCCCGTCACCCCTGTGCAGCCCGGCTTTGAATCGTTCTCGGTGCCGACCGCACGGGCATCGACGGTGATATTCCCGGACTTAGCGTCGATGCGCGCGCTGGACTGGCGCAGTGATGCGCAGTGGCGCTATGGCCTGCACGCGACGCCGACGTCGGTGGCCTTGCAGCAGCGCATCGCGGCGATCGAAGGCGGGCGTTATGCATTGCTGCAACCCTCCGGCCTATCTGCGATCTCGAATGTCTATTTTGCATTCGTGAAGGCGGGCGACGACGTGCTGGTTCCGGACAATGTTTATTCCCCCAATCGCGAGCATGGTGACTGGCTCGCGCAGGATTTCGGGATCACGGTCCGCTATTACGATCCAATGGTTGGCTCGGGAATGGCCGCGCTGTTACGGCCGAACACGAGGCTGATCTGGCTAGAGGCGCCCGGGTCCATAACGATGGAAGTGCCGGACGTACCCGCCATCACGGCACTTGCACGCGAGCGCGGCATCGTGACGGCGCTCGACAATACCTATTCGGCTGGCCTCGTGTTCAAGCCGTTCGAGCATGGGGTCGACATCTCGGTGCAAGCGCTGACCAAGTACCAGTCCGGCGGCAGCGACGTGCTGATGGGCGCGACGATCACGGCGGACCACGACTTGTACCTGGCGATGAAGCGAGCCCGGATGCGCGTCGGCCTTGGCGTGTCGGCCGACGATTGCTCGCTGGTGCTGCGCGGATTGCCGTCGATGCAAGTGCGTTACCGTGCGCACGAGCGCAGCGCGTTGGCGATCGCCGGGTGGCTGAAGCGCCGCCCGGAGGTCGCTGCGGTACTGCATCCGGCATTTGAAGACTGCCCGGGCCACGCATATTGGAAGCGGGATTTCACCGGTGCAGGAGGATTGTTCTCGGTGGTGTTCGATCCACGCTACACGAGCGCGCAGGTTGACGCATTCGTCGAGGGGCTCGAGCTATTCGCGCTCGGCTGGAGCTGGGGTGGCGCGCACAGTATCGCGATGCCGTATGACATTGCGGCGATGCGTACCGCCGGTATGTGGCCGCATCGTGGCGTGCTGGTACGTTTCTATATCGGCCTGGAGCACGAGGCCGACTTGCGCGCCGACATTGAGCGCAGCTTGACGCGGCACCTGCGATGA
- the serB gene encoding phosphoserine phosphatase SerB — MNLVIQSAAPLSDDHLRLLTALAGGTHAERLDAHALRVREASPSQRADIAAYCRTHQLDYAYVPLRRLADFGLVAMDMDSTLITIECIDEIADFCGLKAQVAAITEAAMRGEITDFNESLVRRVGLLAGLDANVLANVYEQRLRLSPGAQAMLDGARAAGLRTLLVSGGFTFFTERLKSRLRLDFTRANTLEIVDGKLTGRVVGEIVNGDVKARTLLDTCAQLGIEPSRAIALGDGSNDVPMMAAAGWSVAFRAKPLVRERASCALDHVGLDGLLRLFD, encoded by the coding sequence ATGAATCTAGTGATCCAAAGCGCCGCGCCGCTGTCCGATGACCATCTGCGACTGCTGACCGCGTTGGCGGGCGGCACGCATGCCGAGCGCCTCGATGCACACGCGCTGCGCGTGCGCGAGGCGAGTCCGTCGCAACGCGCCGATATCGCCGCATACTGTCGCACGCACCAGCTCGACTATGCGTATGTTCCACTGCGCCGGCTCGCGGATTTTGGCCTTGTCGCAATGGATATGGATTCGACGCTGATCACGATTGAGTGCATCGACGAGATCGCCGACTTTTGCGGTTTAAAAGCGCAGGTGGCAGCCATCACCGAGGCGGCGATGCGCGGCGAGATCACGGATTTCAACGAGAGCCTGGTGCGACGCGTCGGTCTGCTCGCTGGCCTGGACGCCAATGTGCTTGCGAACGTGTACGAGCAGCGCTTGCGCCTGTCGCCCGGCGCGCAAGCCATGCTCGACGGCGCGCGTGCCGCCGGTCTGCGAACCCTGCTGGTGTCAGGCGGCTTTACGTTCTTCACTGAGCGCTTGAAGTCTCGGCTCAGGCTCGATTTTACACGGGCGAACACGCTGGAGATTGTCGACGGTAAGCTGACCGGACGCGTGGTCGGCGAAATCGTCAATGGCGACGTGAAAGCGCGCACGTTGCTCGACACGTGTGCCCAACTCGGCATCGAACCATCACGCGCGATCGCGCTCGGCGACGGCTCGAATGACGTGCCGATGATGGCAGCGGCCGGTTGGTCAGTCGCGTTCCGCGCCAAGCCGCTGGTGCGTGAGCGCGCCAGCTGCGCCCTCGATCACGTCGGACTCGACGGCCTGCTGCGCCTGTTCGACTGA
- a CDS encoding DUF6013 family protein yields MMLSRSRTRYRAAIRRVAARLGPLMLPMALAAVPVSASAQLQPLPEASAPRVKYTVKVTSKTYGNAEQTRIVRSGQIDDYTWRMPAPGAPASVPPRCPGASGVPVDATGAPIRQIQLRLAPIVKNHMASLQLYFSGRAVQGTSTVTVDGKPLACPKTVSFSQVTRLSLPINGKTKTLTLSDGTQLSLSAQY; encoded by the coding sequence ATGATGTTAAGTCGTTCGCGCACCCGATACCGCGCAGCGATCCGCCGTGTCGCGGCGCGGCTAGGACCGTTGATGCTGCCCATGGCGCTCGCCGCCGTGCCGGTGAGCGCCTCGGCGCAGCTGCAACCTTTGCCCGAGGCGTCTGCGCCGCGGGTGAAGTACACCGTCAAGGTGACGTCGAAAACGTACGGCAATGCGGAGCAAACGCGCATTGTCCGCTCCGGACAGATCGATGACTACACGTGGCGCATGCCTGCCCCCGGAGCACCAGCTTCGGTGCCGCCGCGTTGCCCCGGCGCATCCGGCGTGCCGGTCGACGCCACTGGCGCGCCAATCCGGCAAATCCAACTCAGGCTCGCTCCGATCGTTAAGAACCATATGGCGAGCCTGCAGCTGTACTTCAGCGGCCGTGCGGTGCAGGGCACGTCGACCGTGACGGTCGATGGCAAGCCGTTGGCCTGTCCCAAAACAGTGTCATTCAGCCAAGTCACCCGGTTATCGTTGCCGATCAATGGCAAGACCAAGACGTTGACGTTGTCGGACGGCACGCAATTGTCGCTGTCCGCCCAGTACTAG
- a CDS encoding ABC-F family ATPase, with protein sequence MLSTANITMQFGPKPLFENISVKFGEGNRYGLIGANGCGKSTFMKILGGDLEPSAGTVMLEPNVRLGKLRQDQFAYEDMRVLDVVMMGHTEMWQAMSERDAIYANPDATDDDYMRAAELEAKFAEYDGYTAEARAGELLLGIGIAIEDHNGPMSNIAPGWKLRVLLAQALFSDPDVLLLDEPTNNLDINSIRWLENVLNERDSTMIIISHDRHFLNQVCTHMADMDFGTLKIYPGNYDDYMLASAQARERQAAANAKAKERIADLQDFVRRFSANKSKARQATSRLKQIDKIKIEEFKPSSRQNPFIRFEFDKKLHNIAVLAEQITKQYDRTIFQNLDLSVQPGEKIAIVGENGAGKTTLLRALFGNLPLDHGHVKWAENANVGYMPQDTSEAFPDDVTLTEWIDPFRQEGDDETMVRGTLGRLLFSGDDVKKSVKVLSGGEKGRMLWGKLMLGRHNVLLMDEPTNHMDMESIESLQIALERYEGTLIFVSHDREFVNGLADRIIEVRPDGRIVDFSGRYDEFLASQGLE encoded by the coding sequence GTGCTGTCTACCGCGAACATTACGATGCAATTCGGGCCCAAGCCCTTGTTCGAAAACATCTCCGTTAAATTCGGCGAGGGCAACCGCTATGGGTTGATCGGAGCGAATGGCTGCGGCAAATCGACGTTCATGAAGATCCTCGGCGGCGACCTGGAGCCGAGTGCTGGCACGGTCATGCTCGAGCCGAACGTACGGCTGGGTAAGCTGCGGCAGGACCAGTTCGCCTACGAGGACATGCGCGTGCTCGACGTCGTAATGATGGGCCATACCGAGATGTGGCAGGCGATGAGCGAGCGCGACGCGATCTATGCGAATCCGGACGCGACCGATGACGACTACATGCGCGCCGCGGAACTCGAAGCGAAGTTCGCCGAGTACGATGGCTACACGGCTGAGGCGCGCGCCGGTGAGCTGCTGCTGGGCATCGGCATCGCGATCGAGGACCACAACGGGCCGATGAGCAACATTGCGCCGGGCTGGAAGCTGCGTGTGCTGCTGGCGCAGGCGCTGTTCTCCGACCCAGACGTGCTGCTGCTGGACGAGCCGACGAACAATTTGGACATCAATTCGATCCGCTGGCTCGAGAACGTCCTGAACGAGCGGGATTCGACGATGATCATCATCTCGCACGATCGGCACTTCTTGAACCAAGTCTGCACGCACATGGCAGACATGGACTTTGGCACGCTGAAGATCTACCCGGGCAACTACGACGATTACATGCTCGCGTCGGCGCAGGCGCGCGAGCGGCAAGCCGCCGCGAACGCGAAGGCCAAGGAGCGCATCGCGGATCTGCAGGACTTCGTGCGCCGCTTCTCTGCGAACAAGTCCAAGGCTCGCCAGGCGACGAGCCGGCTCAAGCAGATCGACAAGATCAAGATCGAGGAATTCAAGCCGTCGTCGCGGCAGAATCCATTCATCCGCTTCGAGTTCGACAAGAAGCTGCACAACATCGCAGTGCTTGCCGAGCAGATCACGAAGCAATATGACCGGACAATCTTCCAGAACCTGGACCTGTCCGTGCAGCCGGGCGAGAAGATCGCCATCGTTGGCGAGAATGGCGCCGGCAAGACCACGTTGCTGCGCGCGTTGTTCGGCAACCTGCCGCTGGATCATGGGCACGTGAAGTGGGCTGAGAACGCGAATGTCGGCTACATGCCGCAGGACACGTCCGAGGCCTTTCCGGACGACGTGACGTTGACCGAGTGGATTGACCCGTTCCGTCAGGAGGGCGACGACGAGACGATGGTGCGCGGCACGCTCGGGCGCCTGCTGTTTTCTGGTGACGACGTGAAGAAGTCCGTCAAGGTGCTCTCTGGCGGCGAAAAAGGGCGGATGCTGTGGGGCAAGCTGATGCTCGGCCGGCACAACGTGTTGCTGATGGACGAGCCGACGAACCACATGGACATGGAGTCGATCGAGTCGCTGCAGATCGCGCTCGAGAGATACGAAGGCACGCTGATCTTCGTGTCGCACGACCGTGAATTCGTCAACGGCCTGGCGGACCGAATCATCGAGGTCCGCCCGGACGGCAGGATCGTCGACTTCAGTGGCCGCTACGACGAGTTCCTTGCCAGTCAAGGGCTCGAATGA